TTTTCAACAGGCGTACGGAAATGATCAATGCCGGGCGCCGGTTCACAGTAAAACACATAATACGGTCTGATACGGACCGTGAGAAGTTTTTGATGCAGCAATCTAAAGGTTTCCACATCATCATTAATGCCTTTTAACAACACCGCCTGATTTCCCACATTGACCCCGCATTTTAACAAATCAAAAACCGCCTTGCCCGTCTTTTCCGTAATCTCTTTGGGGTGGTTGCACTGGGTGTTTATCCATATGGGGATTTGGTGATACGGGCTCAGTACCTTTTTAAGCCCTTCGGTGATTCGCTGGGGCAGGACAATGGGCGTTCGGGTTCCGAAGCGAATCATTTCAAGGTGATCAATTTCACGCAGTTTTCGAATAATATATTCGATTTTATCATCTGAAAGTATAAAAGGATCTCCCCCCGTAATCAGAACATCCCGAATTTCTTTGTGTTTCCGTATCCATTCAATACCTTCGTCAACGTCCATACGGAGTTTTAGATCGCGATCCACCACCAGTTCTTTTCGAAAGCAGTGACGGCAGTAATTTGCACAGACATCCGTTACGGTGAATGCGATCCGGTCGTGATACTGTCTGGCGATGCTGTCAGGCCTGACTTCATCGGTGTCACGGTTTTCTTTCCAGATCAAATAGTTGGGAATGCCATAACGGTTCTCTTTCTCTTTTAAAGACGGAACCACCTGCATGCGAATCGGGCAGTTGGGATCATCTTTGTCCATGAGAGATACAAAATAGGGGGTTGTCCCCCATTTGGTATTAAGGGTGGTAATCGCCTCTTCTTCTTCTTTGGTCACATTGATATAGGATTTCAATTTTTCAAGCGTATTCACGCTGTTTTGCAGTTGTTCTACCCATTCTTCCATGAAGTTGCCTCCCTACTATTTGTTTAATGATGAAGATTGTGCTGGTCTTGGCCTTTCGGTTCCATAACTTTAACGGTCTCATTATGCGCTCAAATACTTTTTATGCTCCTTGGGCGTCACATGCACCCTGTGATCTTCCCAGTCCTTTGTTTTAAGGGTCATGTAATTATGATAAATCCTTTCTCCTAGAATCTGTTTTAAAAACGAGCTTTTTTCCGCTTCAACCAAGGCTTCATACATACTTTTGGGCAAAAAGCGTTTATCCCATACACGGATATTGTATTTCTTTTTATAGGTGCTTCCAACATCGGGACGGCCGCAGTCGATTTTATTTTTAATCCCTTCCATCCCCATTGCGATCAGTACGGCAATCTGAAGATACATATTGCCTGCCGGGTCAGGACTTCTTAATTCTATTCTCATACCGGCAGGTGTTTGCGAATAAGGCACTCTCACCATCGAACTTCTGTTCCTGAATCCCCAGCTTCGGATCACAGGTGCTTCCCTCTCTAAGACATATGCTTTATAAGAATTAAAGGTGGAAGCCATAATGATGGAAGTTTCCCTGGCATATTTAAGGATACCGCCGATAAACTGCCGGGCAAGTTCACCAAAGTGTTGATCCGCAGCTTTATCATAAAACAGGTTGTTACCATCAAGATCCTGCATGGACAGATGAATATGAAATGCGTTTCGGTTAAAACCGTCAAAAGGTTTCGGCATGAAGGTGGCATGATAGCCAAACTCATTTGCGATCTTCTTGGTGATAAAGTTAAAAAGAACGGTGCGATCGGCACCACCAAGAGGGTCGATGGGTTTCAGATTTATTTCGTGCTGCGAAGGGGTAACCTCGTGGTGTGCTTTTTCAAAAGCTATCCCGCATGATTTCAGTATGGAAATGATCTTGTTCCTTACCGGCTCTCCCCT
The window above is part of the Thermodesulfobacteriota bacterium genome. Proteins encoded here:
- a CDS encoding KamA family radical SAM protein, with the protein product MEEWVEQLQNSVNTLEKLKSYINVTKEEEEAITTLNTKWGTTPYFVSLMDKDDPNCPIRMQVVPSLKEKENRYGIPNYLIWKENRDTDEVRPDSIARQYHDRIAFTVTDVCANYCRHCFRKELVVDRDLKLRMDVDEGIEWIRKHKEIRDVLITGGDPFILSDDKIEYIIRKLREIDHLEMIRFGTRTPIVLPQRITEGLKKVLSPYHQIPIWINTQCNHPKEITEKTGKAVFDLLKCGVNVGNQAVLLKGINDDVETFRLLHQKLLTVRIRPYYVFYCEPAPGIDHFRTPVEKGAELIRDAIRGHTTGLAQPMYVVATNIGKIPLIPDYYIMDKTDQEYTLRNYQGKLTQWPNIPE
- a CDS encoding glutamine synthetase family protein translates to MAHIKEIKEKLKNTDSTKIFFTNLNGRLMSLPVNPDDIDSIIETGVGFDGSSIAGMATVDNSDRLLFPDPDSFRTVEFKDEKTGFFIGHIYSDLGNRALADPRAVLENVLIEAETEHGFRFMVGPEHEFFLLTEEEFGKNVHSDNAGYFLSTPHDRGEPVRNKIISILKSCGIAFEKAHHEVTPSQHEINLKPIDPLGGADRTVLFNFITKKIANEFGYHATFMPKPFDGFNRNAFHIHLSMQDLDGNNLFYDKAADQHFGELARQFIGGILKYARETSIIMASTFNSYKAYVLEREAPVIRSWGFRNRSSMVRVPYSQTPAGMRIELRSPDPAGNMYLQIAVLIAMGMEGIKNKIDCGRPDVGSTYKKKYNIRVWDKRFLPKSMYEALVEAEKSSFLKQILGERIYHNYMTLKTKDWEDHRVHVTPKEHKKYLSA